CGGCACCCGGCACGTCAATTTTGTTGATCGCGACCACAAACGGCATCTTGGCCGCCAGAATGATGTCGAGCGCCTCGATAGTCTGCGGGCGAATGCCATCGTCCGCCGCGATCACCAGAATGGCGATGTCTGCCACCTTGGCGCCACGCGAGCGCATCACGGTAAACGCTTCGTGGCCCGGGGTATCAATAAACGTGAGGGGAGACTTTCCCCCTTCTTTGCTCTGATACTCCACTTGGTAAGCGCCGATGTGCTGGGTAATACCGCCAGCTTCGGTCGCTACCACGTCGGTTTTGCGAATCGCGTCCAATAGTTTCGTCTTTCCGTGGTCGACGTGTCCCATCACCACGACAACTGGCGAGCGTGCGCTCCCTGCCGCGCGGCTTTCCCGAAGCACTTCTTCCAGATGTTGATGTTCCACCTCTTCGGCCTTCGATGTTTCGGATGTCGTCGCCTCGCGCGTCGCCTCATAACCAAGATCGCCCGCAAGAATAGCCGCCGTATCAAAGTCAATGTTCTCATTAAGCGAAGCCAAGATGCCCGCGCGCATAAGTTCTTGCATGACGCGCGCAATGGGAAGTTGCAGACGTTCCGCAAACTCCCGTACCGTAAGCACCGGAGGAAGCGTTACGTTTTTGTCCTTCACCACTTCTTTGCGTTCCTGCGTTGCTTTTTGCGCCTCCATGCGTTCCTTAAGTCGCTCGCGACGGCGCATCTCGCTCCACGCGTTTTGAATCTGGCTCGCGATGCGATTGTCCACCTTAATCGCACGGCGTCCAATGCTAAACCCGAGCTCGGGCAGACGGCGGTAGAGCTCTTCGGGCGTAGCATTCAGACGGCGAGCGAGTTCCGTAATATTCATGTGCGCGAAGAATAGCCAAAATTTGCGGTGCGGTCAACCCTCCGGTATCCTGACCACGTTATGCTTCCGCAAGGAATCCTCCTCATCGACAAGCCCGCAGGAATGACGTCGCACGACGTGATTGACGTCCTGCGGCGCCAAACAGGCGAGCGGCGCATTGGGCATGCCGGTACGCTCGATCCCTTTGCCACGGGTCTTTTGATCGTGGCCGTAGGACGCGAGACCACAAAAACGCTTTCCGCGTACGTTGGGCTCGACAAAGAGTACGAGGCGGAAATCATTCTCGGCGCGCGCTCGCAGACGCTTGATCCTGAAGGCCCCGTGGAAGTGCTTGGCGCCCCCTCCCTCTCTTCAGCACAGATCGAAACAGCTTTGCAGTCTCTGACGGGCAACCTTGCGCAAGTTCCGCCAATGTACTCGGCAATCAAAATAGGGGGAAAGAAACTCTACGAGCTCGCGCGCGTCGGAAAAGAAATCGAGCGCAAGCCACGCGCCGTGCACGTAAAAACATTTGTTCTTCTCTCTCCTCCCCTCGCTCTCAAAGACGGCACGACCAAACTTCACGTCTGTATAGAGTGTAGCAGCGGCACCTATATTCGCGCCCTTGCCCGAGACCTCGGGCACGCGCTGGGGACCGAGGCCTACGTATCCGTCCTCCGGCGCACGCGCATTGGGCCGTATATGGCAAGGGATGCCCACCCCGTTGACGCAGCAAGGTAGCTTTTGGTATCATCCGGCTGTAATTCTTGATGTTTTTTGGAGCCTGTTCGCTTGTTGAAGACTGCTTCAGACGCTATGATTTCTCTCGCTTTCTCCCCGTGGAACACTCTGTCCCTTTCGTGATTGCGGGCCTGCGCCTTGTGTCTTTTGCGTGCGAACACTCCGTGTTCGTATGTCCCCACAAATTATTGGATCTGTCGTTATCGCCCTTCTTGCCGGAGGGGTAGTTGGGTTTTTCCTCCGGCGTGTCACAGCCGGTAAAAAAATCGCTACCGCCGAAGCGCAGGCCGAGAAAATCCTGGCGGACGTAAAAGTGCGCGAGCAAGAAGCGCTCATCAAAGCACGCGAGAAGGCTCTCGCGATTATTGATGAGGGAAAAAAGGACGAAGCACGCCGTCGAAGTGAGATTACCGAATTGCAATCTCGTTTGGAAAAACGCGAAGCTTCGTTCGATCAAAAACTCACCGAGCTTGACCGCAAATCCACCGCGCTTGAAGACAACAAACATCGATTAGACGAGGAGACAAAACGATTGGAGGAAACACGAGGAGAGATCGAGCGCGTGAAAGCCGAGGAGGTGGCAAAGCTCCAAGAGGTTTCCGGACTGACGAAGGAAGAGGCTATTGCACGGCTCGAGCAATCCGTGCAGGCAGAGTACAGCAATGCTCTCGCAAGCCGTCTGCGAAAACTCGAACAAGTAAACGAAGAGGAGATCGAGGCGAAAAGCCGGCAGATTCTGTCGTTGGCTATCACGCGATTCGCCGCTGGCCAGTCGGTGGACACTACAACGTCAAGCGTGGAACTTCCTTCGGATGAAATGAAAGGACGCATTATCGGTAAAGAGGGGCGCAACATTAAAACCGTTGAACTCATGACGGGCACCGAAATCATCGTGGACGAGACGCCCAACATGATCACCATCTCTTGTTTCTCTCCTATCCGCCGGCAGGTCGCCAAACTTGCGCTTGAGGAACTCATCAAGGACGGCCGTATTCAACCGGCACGCATTGAGGAGGCCGTGAAAAACGCAAAGCAGACGCTCTCAAAGGAAATCCGCAAAGCAGGCGAAGAAGCTCTGGTCGAACTTGGTATTCCCGTCTCCTCCATTGATCCAAAGCTGGTACAGATTCTTGGACGCATGAAATTCCGGACCAGCTACGGCCAGAATGCGCTTCAACACTCCATAGAAGTTGCCACTCTTGCAGGTCTGATGGGAGCGGAGCTCGGCGCCGATGTGTTCAACTGCAAAAAGGGCGGGCTCTTTCACGACATCGGCAAAGCGGTGGATCATGATATGCAGGGAGCACACCCCGAGATTGGTTATAACATATTGAAAAAGTTCGGTTGGCCCGAAGAGCTTTGCTATCAATCGATCGCGCATCACGAGGATCGCCCGCGCACCATCGAGGGCGCCATCGTAAAGGCGGCAGACGCGATTTCGGGAGCGAGACCCGGCGCGCGCAAGAATTCGCTGGAACAATTTATCCAGCGTATGGAAGCACTCGAGAAAACCGCTTCCTCATTTGACGGCGTGGAGAAAGTCTACGCCATCCAAGCGGGGCGCGAAGTGCGTGTGTTCGTGGAGCCGAAGCTCATTGACGACTTAACCGCCTTCCGTCTTGCAAGCGACATCGCTAAAAAGATCGAGGCAGAACTGCAATATCCCGGCGAGGTGAAAATCACCCTGATCCGCGAAACGCGCGTCGTTGAGTACGCCCGGTAGTGTATGACGATCCTCGTCTTTGGGGACGTCGTGGGAAAAATTGGCCGCGAAGCGGTTCGTCTTGTTCTTCCCAAGTGGCGTGAGCACTATACCCCCGCGCTGATTCTGGCTAATGCAGAAAACCTCGCCCACGGGGCGGGCATCACCACAAAAACAGTGCGTGAAATGCACGACATGGGTATAAACGTGCTCACAGGGGGGAACCACCTCTGGGATAAACCGGCTTATGCGGACGTGTTTGCCGATCCAGAACTTTCACCCATGTTCGTCCGGCCCCTGAACGAAGTCCGCACCGTGCCGGGAGTTGGCGCACGTCTCGTGGAGCGCGGAGAGACATCCTTTGCTATTCTCAACTTGATGGGACAAGCTTTTTTCAAAGACGCATACCCCTCGCCGTTTGCGGCTGTTGATGAAGCTCTCGAAAAGATTCCCCCCGAAGCTATCGTGCTTGTAGACGTCCACGCAGAGGCCACCTCGGAAAAAGCGCTTCTTGGAAAATACCTCGATGGACGTGCAACAGCCGTCTGGGGTACGCATACACACGTACCTTCTGCCGACCAACGCCTTCTCCCGCGGGGTACAGCCTTTGCGACCGACGTGGGGATGAGCGGGGCCCATAACGAGTCTATCGGTATCCGGTACGACTTGGCTCTCGCGCTCATGAAGGACAAGAAAAAATCCCAGCTTGTTCCCCCGGAAAATGGCCCGGCCGAGGTAAATGCTCTGCTGGTTACCCTCGATGAAACGAGCAGGCGCGCCAAAGATATTCTCCGTCTACGGGAGATTGTCGAGATTCCTTAAGTGAGCTATACTTGGGCAAAATAATGACTATTTATGAACAAAGCCGAACTCGCCATGAAGATCGCCGAGCGCCTCAATATCCAAAAGAAACAGGCAGAGGATTTCATCGAAGCTTTTGAGGCTATTACCACGGCTACGCTCGCAGAAGGAGGCGAGGTGACTATTGCCGGATTCGGCACGTTCAGCGCACGCACGCGCGCGGGACGCATTGGCGTCAACCCACAAGACCCCAAAGAACAAATTACGATTCCTCCCGTGTTTGTTCCAAAGTTTAAAGCAGGCAAGGCCCTTAAGGACACATTAAAAGCCGCGGGGAAATCCCGCGGGATCGGTTCAGCCTCTGCCCCTCTCCCTACTCCTCCTTCGGGCGGAGCGTCGGGAACGCCATCACCTCTTTGATGTTTTTGGCACCCGTAAGCAACATGACCATGCGGTCGAAGCCAATGCCAAGCCCGCACGTGGGCGGGAATCCGTGTTTGATTGCTTCTAGATAATCCTCGTCGGTTTGGTGGGCTTCGTCGAAGCCTGCCTCTTCTTTTTTCTTTTCCTCTACAAATCTCTGCCAAAGATCCTGCGGATCATTTAACTCCGTATAGTTGTTGCCAACTTCCATCCCAAGCGCAAACGCCTCGAAGCGCTGCACAAACCGAGGATCTTCACAGCGCTTTGCAAGCGGAGATGTCTCCACGGGATAATCATAAACGATTGTGGGTTGGATAAGCTGCTCCTCCACTTGGTCTTCAAACAACAGCCCGATCACTTCTCCGATACGGTGAAGCTTATCCAACTCTGCACGCCCTTTTTCTGTAAGACATTTACGCGCAGATGCTTTTGCGAGATCCACTTCGTTCCAGCCAAGCACATCTTCGCCTGTCACCGCGTGAATGGCTTCCACCATCGTCATGCGCTTCCACGGACGCGCCACAGAAATCACAGCCTCTTCGTGCACGATGTCGGTTGTGCCAAGCGCGCGCTTGGCAGATTCTTCAAACAACCGCTCAAAGATGTCCATGCCCCACCGGTAATCTTTGTATGCAGCCTGCGCTTCAAACATGGTGAACTCCGGATTGTGATCGCGGTCGATCCCTTCATTGCGGAACACTTTCGTAATTTCGTAGACTTTTTCAAAACCGCCAACAATCAGACGTTTCAAATACATCTCGTCGGAGATGCGCAGATAAAAGTCCGCGCCAAGTGCGTTATGATGCGTTGTAAACGGACGGGCAAATCCGCCCCCATAGATCGGTTGCAGCGTGGGCGTCTCGACATCCAAAAAACCCTCCTCTTCCAGAACATTTCGCAGGGCCCTCATAATAGCCGCGCGCTTGCGGATATAATCCTTCGCGAGAGGATTGGTGAGAAAATCCAAATAACGCTGGCGCATACGCGCTTCGGGATCGGCAAGACCATGCCACTTTTCCGGAAGCGGAAGGAGGGCCTTTGCAAGCATGCGAGAGAGCGTGACGGAGATCGTCATTTCTGCTGTTTTCGTCTTAAAAAGTGTGCCCGTTACTTCAATAAAATCCCCCATCGTAAAAAATTGATGGAACTGATCGTAGGCCACCTCGCCCACCACGTCCCGTTTGAGCGCAAACTGGATGCGCCCCGTCTCGTCTTCCACATGCCCAAAAGTAAGGCCGCCATGCTTGCGGATAAGCCGCACGCGCCCCGCCACCGTCACTGCTTGCCCGCGCAAGGAAAGTCCATCGAAGTCCAGAAGAACAGACCCGATCGTATGCGTGCGAAAAACCTCCGCTGGGTACGGATCCATGCCTGCCGCACGCATGATCGCTACGCGCTCAATATTGTCATGTTCTTCCTGAATCATACCTCGCGTAAAAATGTTTGGATGTCTTCAAGAACATCATCGAGCCGCACCATCTGCGCCTCTTCTGCCATACGACGTTTCCACTCAACCGACTGCTCTTTCATGGTGCGCTCTGAAAGCACCAGGCGCAGGGGCAGCCCAATCAAATCGGCATCGGCAAATTTTTCTCCCGCTGAAAGATCGGCACGATCATCCCACAAAACCTCGATCCCTTGCTTCTCCAGCTCATCATGAAGCGATGCCGCCGTCACCTCAAGCTCTTCGGCAAGGACAGGGTCTTTCGCCCGTAAACTTACCAGATGCACGTGGAACGGCGACACGGACTTTGGCCAACACATGCCGCGCTCGTCATGATGCACCTCTACAATGGAGCCCAGAACACGCGACGGACCAATGCCGTAACAACCCATAAGCACAGGGAGCATTTTACCGTCCGGTCCTGCCACCTGAAATCCACACGCGTCAGAAAATCGCGTCTTCAGAGGAAAAATATTTCCCACCTCGATACATTTTTGGATGTCGTACTTTTTTGTATTCTCCCAATCTGCCTCTGGCACAATTTCGCGGTTGAATGCCTCACCTGTTTGCCGATCAATGTATACGTGGTCCTCCCCCGCGGGCGTAAGGACTTGAAATTCGTGCGAGTGTTTGGAGAACACGCCGCCGGATGCCGCCACCACGAGCGCAGAGAGACCGCAGTGTTGGAAGACGCGCATATACGCCTGCTTTGCTTTCTCATAGAAGGCCATCAAGTCTTCCTCGGTGAGATGAAAACTGTACAAATCCTTCATGGAAAACTCGCGACCGCGAAGCAGACCGGATTTCGCGCGCGGTTCGTTACGGAATTTATCCTGAATTTGGTAGAGCGCAAGCGGCAAGTCCTTATACGACCGCACGTATTCCTTCGCAAGTGGCGTAATGACCTCCTCGGCCGTGGAGCTTAACGCATATTCTTTTCCGCCGGCACCCTCCAGCTTGAAAAGCACGTCAATAGTGTCCCACCGTCCCGTCGCGTCATAAAGCGCTTTGGGATGGAGGGCTGGCATCAACACTTCCTGCGCACCAAGCGCATTCATTTCTTCGCGCACAATGCGTTTCACCTTTTCGAGGACACGAAGTCCAAGCGGCAGATACGTATAGATACCTGCGGCAAGCTGATTCACGAATCCGCCTTGAAGAAGAAGCCGCGCGTTGGTGGAGTCCGCGTCTGCCGGAGCCATCTTGTTGGTTTTACCGAACATCTGAGAGTAACGCATAACAGGCACTATGGTACTGTTTTCACTCCGTTTACGCAACGACTCCCCGTCCTCACGCTCCCCTTCGGCGAGTGCCACTAAAATACGAAACCACGTCATAGGACGTGGTGAGTACTGACCTCCGCAACCAGATAGGTTGGGGATCAGAAGGTGAAGAACTGCGGAACGCTGTGCCAGGCCGTCTGGCGCTTTGGAGAAAGTTGGCTTTGCGCAAAGAGCATCATCGTCTCGATGGACCTGACCCGCATGGCCACACCGAAGCCTTCAAGCACCTTGAGACCCGCTCCCGTGAGTGCCAGGCTCTTTGTCTCTGGATCGCTTTCCCAGATCTCAGGATTCGTGTAGTCCCAGCGCTCCCCGTCGAAGAGGGCGTCACACTCCCCGGCCGCATCTTCGACGGCGACAACCCCCGGCGCGAGTTCCGCCATGCGGGTGGGAGCGTACTGCGGAAGCTGACGAGCAACTTTCCGGTAGTACTGGATGGCCTTCTGCCGCATCGTATCCATTGCTCCGTCTCCCTTCTTGGTGGAAAAAACGTATCCAAAACCCCCTGGCTCTGGACGTTCGCTACAGTAGCGTGCCGGTAGATAAAAATCAAAGGCGACTTCTTTTGACACAAAAGAAAGGCGGCACACTCCATTTTCTGAAGTTGTGCCGTCGACGCCTACTGGCTGATGAGATGAAGGAACGTGTCCGGCCTCCGAAATAGTGATGTCTGGTGCAGTATTCTTGAATTGGTCCGAACGCATTTCGCCGTCTGCGACGTTTCGCAAACCTGACCGCTCGGGTGCTGCCGAGAAAGAAAAGTCCCGCCTGGGACTGAAGAAAAAATCCCTAGACGGGGCGAGCGGCCATATTGGCGTGCCGTTGACGTTGGTAGCAACTGGAGCAGATGGCCTTGCCGGTCTCGTTGCGAACCTGCACCGGTTTGACCTCACCACACGTGAAACACTTCTCGTGCGTGGAGGGGTCTCGATAACGAGCTTTGTGATAGCAGTTCAGACAGATGGCTTCGCCGGTCTCGTTGCGAACCTCCACTCGTTTGACCTCGCCACACATGAAACACTTCTCGTGCCTGGAGGGGTCTTTGCGATAGCAGCTCGGACAGACGGCCCTGCCGATCTCGTTGCGAACCTCCACTCGTTTGACCTCGCCACACGCGAAACACTTCTCGTGCCTGGAAGGGTCTTTGCGATAGCAGTTCGGACAGATGGCTTCGCCGGTCTCGTTGCGAACCTGCACTCGTTTGACCTCGTCACACACGAAACACTTCTCGTGCGTGGAGGGGTCTCGATAACGAGCCGTCTGATTGCAGTTCGGACAGATGGCTCCGCCGGTCTCGTTGCGCGCAGCCACCGGTTTGACCTCTCCACATTCCGAGCACTTCTCGTGAGTAGAAGGGTCGTGGTAGCGAGCCCTCTGATAGCAGTTCAGACAGATG
This genomic stretch from Candidatus Uhrbacteria bacterium harbors:
- the truB gene encoding tRNA pseudouridine(55) synthase TruB, giving the protein MLPQGILLIDKPAGMTSHDVIDVLRRQTGERRIGHAGTLDPFATGLLIVAVGRETTKTLSAYVGLDKEYEAEIILGARSQTLDPEGPVEVLGAPSLSSAQIETALQSLTGNLAQVPPMYSAIKIGGKKLYELARVGKEIERKPRAVHVKTFVLLSPPLALKDGTTKLHVCIECSSGTYIRALARDLGHALGTEAYVSVLRRTRIGPYMARDAHPVDAAR
- the rny gene encoding ribonuclease Y gives rise to the protein MSPQIIGSVVIALLAGGVVGFFLRRVTAGKKIATAEAQAEKILADVKVREQEALIKAREKALAIIDEGKKDEARRRSEITELQSRLEKREASFDQKLTELDRKSTALEDNKHRLDEETKRLEETRGEIERVKAEEVAKLQEVSGLTKEEAIARLEQSVQAEYSNALASRLRKLEQVNEEEIEAKSRQILSLAITRFAAGQSVDTTTSSVELPSDEMKGRIIGKEGRNIKTVELMTGTEIIVDETPNMITISCFSPIRRQVAKLALEELIKDGRIQPARIEEAVKNAKQTLSKEIRKAGEEALVELGIPVSSIDPKLVQILGRMKFRTSYGQNALQHSIEVATLAGLMGAELGADVFNCKKGGLFHDIGKAVDHDMQGAHPEIGYNILKKFGWPEELCYQSIAHHEDRPRTIEGAIVKAADAISGARPGARKNSLEQFIQRMEALEKTASSFDGVEKVYAIQAGREVRVFVEPKLIDDLTAFRLASDIAKKIEAELQYPGEVKITLIRETRVVEYAR
- a CDS encoding YmdB family metallophosphoesterase, which translates into the protein MTILVFGDVVGKIGREAVRLVLPKWREHYTPALILANAENLAHGAGITTKTVREMHDMGINVLTGGNHLWDKPAYADVFADPELSPMFVRPLNEVRTVPGVGARLVERGETSFAILNLMGQAFFKDAYPSPFAAVDEALEKIPPEAIVLVDVHAEATSEKALLGKYLDGRATAVWGTHTHVPSADQRLLPRGTAFATDVGMSGAHNESIGIRYDLALALMKDKKKSQLVPPENGPAEVNALLVTLDETSRRAKDILRLREIVEIP
- a CDS encoding HU family DNA-binding protein; its protein translation is MNKAELAMKIAERLNIQKKQAEDFIEAFEAITTATLAEGGEVTIAGFGTFSARTRAGRIGVNPQDPKEQITIPPVFVPKFKAGKALKDTLKAAGKSRGIGSASAPLPTPPSGGASGTPSPL
- the lysS gene encoding lysine--tRNA ligase — its product is MIQEEHDNIERVAIMRAAGMDPYPAEVFRTHTIGSVLLDFDGLSLRGQAVTVAGRVRLIRKHGGLTFGHVEDETGRIQFALKRDVVGEVAYDQFHQFFTMGDFIEVTGTLFKTKTAEMTISVTLSRMLAKALLPLPEKWHGLADPEARMRQRYLDFLTNPLAKDYIRKRAAIMRALRNVLEEEGFLDVETPTLQPIYGGGFARPFTTHHNALGADFYLRISDEMYLKRLIVGGFEKVYEITKVFRNEGIDRDHNPEFTMFEAQAAYKDYRWGMDIFERLFEESAKRALGTTDIVHEEAVISVARPWKRMTMVEAIHAVTGEDVLGWNEVDLAKASARKCLTEKGRAELDKLHRIGEVIGLLFEDQVEEQLIQPTIVYDYPVETSPLAKRCEDPRFVQRFEAFALGMEVGNNYTELNDPQDLWQRFVEEKKKEEAGFDEAHQTDEDYLEAIKHGFPPTCGLGIGFDRMVMLLTGAKNIKEVMAFPTLRPKEE